In Haemorhous mexicanus isolate bHaeMex1 unplaced genomic scaffold, bHaeMex1.pri scaffold_180_ctg1, whole genome shotgun sequence, the genomic window NNNNNNNNNNNNNNNNNNNNNNNNNNNNNNNNNNNNNNNNNNNNNNNNNNNNNNNNNNNNNNNNNNNNNNNNNNNNNNNNNNNNNNNNNNNNNNNNNNNNNNNNNNNNNNNNNNNNNNNNNNNNNNNNNNNNNNNNNNNNNNNNNNNNNNNNNNNNNNNNNNNNNNNNNNNNNNNNNNNNNNNNNNNNNNNNNNNNNNNNNNNNNNNNNNNNNNNNNNNNNNNNNNNNNNNNNNNNNNNNNNNNNNNNNNNNNNNNNNNNNNNNNNNNNNNNNNNNNNNNNNNNNNNNNNNNNNNNNNNNNNNNNNNNNNTTTGAtctttgggctgattttgggagatttttgaagtcatttttgggctgatttggggtaatttggggtgaatttgggtgatttttgggctgattttgggtgattttgaggtgatttttggggtgaattttggggtgatttttggggtgaatttgggcgaTTTTggtcccagctgcagcctggacgCTCCTGGCCGGGGTGGGGAtttgaggtgatttttggggtgatttttggggctcTGGacgatttttggggtgaattttggtgattttggtCCCCAGGTGCAGCCTGGACTctcctggccagggcagggatttttggggtgatttttggggtgatttttggggtgttttttggttgatttttggggtgaattttggtaATTTTGGGTCCCAGGTGCAGTCTAGACGCTTCTGGccggggatttttggggtgatttttggggtgaatttgggcgaTTTTGGGTCCCAGGTGCAGCCTGGACActcctggctggggcaggaatttgaagtgatttttggggtgattttgaggtgatttttggggtgatttttggggtgaattttggggtgaatttgggcgaTTTTGGTCCCAGGTGCAGCCTGGACTCTCCTGGCCGGGGTGGGGAtttgaggtgatttttgggtgatttttggacgatttttggggtgaattttggcgATTTTGGGTCCCCAGGTGCAGCCTGGACGCTCCTGGCCCGGGCAGGGATTTTtggatgatttttggggtgaatttttgagatgatttttggggtgaattttggcgATTTTGGGTCCCCAGGTGCAGCCTGGACGCTCCTGGCCCGGGCAGGGAtttgaggtgatttttggggtgatttttggggtgatttttggggtgaatttgggtgattttggtcCCAGGTGCAGCCTGGACGCTCCTGGCCGGGGCGGGGGTGGGGCAGACGCAGCTCGATGACCCCCAGGTGGACGATGTGGCCCATTGGGGACACCCGCTGGACCTGCACCTGGCCACCAGGGGGCTGCAAGgtacctggggacacacctggggaggggacacacctggggacacctggggacacctggggtggggacacacctggggacacacctggggacacccgcTGGACCTGCACCTAGCCACCAGGGGGCTGCAAGgtacctggggacacacctggggaggggacacacctggggacacctgggcacacctggggtggggacacacctggggacacacctggggacacctgctGGACCTGCACCTGGCCACCAGGGGACTGCaaggtacctgggcacacctgggcacacctgggcacacctggggaggggacacacctggggaggggacacacctgggcacacctggggacacctggggtggggacacacctgggggacacccgGTGGACCTGCACCTGGCCACCAGGGGACTGCaaggtggggacacacctggggaggggacacacctggggacaccccctgGACCTGCACCTGGCCACCAGGGGACTGCaaggtacctgggcacacctggggacacacctggggaggggacacacctggggacacctggggaggggacacacctggggaggggacacacctggggacacctgctGGACCTGCACCTGGCCACCAGGGGACTGCaaggtggggacacacctggggaggggacacacctggacacacctggggacacacctggggacacctggggtggggacacacctggggacacccggTGGACCTGCACCTGGCCACCAGGGGACTGCaaggtacctgggcacacctggggacacacctgggcacacctggggacacctggggtggggacacacctggggtggggacacacctggggacacccgcTGGACCTGCACCTGGCCACCAGGGGACTGCaaggtggggacacacctggggacacacctgggcacacctggacacacctgggcacacacctggggacacacctggggtggggggcacacctggggtggggacacacctggggacaccccctgGACCTGCACCTAGCCACCAGGGGACTGCaaggtacctgggcacacctgggcacacctggggaggggacacacctggggaggggacacacctggggacacacctgggcacacctggggaggggacacacctggggacagacCTGGGGACAGATGGGGACACGCCTGGTGACACCTGGGAGggcaggtggggacacctggggacaccccctgacacctggggacagccggTGACACCTGGAGATacctggggacatccagggacacttggggacacctggggaggggacacacctggggacacacctggggtggggacacacctgggacacacctggggacacacctggggaggggacacacctggggacacatcctggggacacacctgggaggggacacacctggggacacacctggggaggggacacacctggggaggggacacacctggggaggcgacacacctggggacactgacaCCCCCGGtgtcctccctgtccctgcccctgtgtcCCTGACAGTGACCCCAgcgatgtccccaatgtccccgatgtccccgatgtccccactGATGTCCCCATTCCCGCAATGTCCCCATTTATGTCCCCactgatgtccccagggtggccgaAGCTCCTCCTGgaggtgtgtccccaatgtccccattaatgtccccactgtccccagggtggccgaagctgctgctggaggtgtgtccccaatgtccccatcactgtccccaatgtccccaatgtccccactgtccccagggtggccgaagctgctgctggaggtgtgtCCCCAttaccccactgtccccactgatgtccccactgtccccactgatgtccccaatgtccccatcacTGTCCCCCAGGGTGGCCgaagctgctcctggaggtgtgtccccaatgtccccaatgtccccactgatGTCCCCACtaatgtccccactgtccccagggtggccgaagctgctcctggaggtgtgtccccaatgtccccaatgtccccaatgtccccaatgtccccatcacTGTCCCCATTGATGTCCCCactgatgtccccagggtggccgaagctgctcctggaggtgtgtccccaatgtcctcaatgtccccaatgtccccatcactgtccccagggtggccgaagctgctcctggaggtgtgtccccaatgtccccaatgtccccaatgtcccccctgatgtccccagggtggccgaagctgctcctggaggtgtgtccccatcactgtccccaatgtccccatcactgtccccactgtccccactgtccccagggtggccgaagctgctcctggaggtgtGTCCCCAttaccccaatgtccccactgatgtcccccaatgtccccagggtggccgaAGCTCCTCCTGGAGGTGTGTCCCCATTACCCCAttgatgtccccactgtccccagggtggccgaAGCTGCTGCTCGAGGTGTGTCCCCACTGATGTCCCCatcactgtccccaatgtccccatcactgtcccccaatgtccccatcactgtccccagggtggccgaagctgctgctggaggtgtgtccccaatgtccccaatgtccccatcactgtccccatcactgtccccagggtggccgaAGCTGCTCCTCgaggtgtgtccccaatgtccgCAATGTCCCCATTGATGTCCCCACtaatgtccccagggtggccgaagctgctcctggaggtgtGTCCccactgatgtccccaatgtccccaatgtccccaatgtccccatcactgtccccagggtggccgaAGCTCCTCCTGGAGgtgtgtccccaatccccccactgtccccactgatgtccccaatgtccccactgtccccaatgtccccactgatgtccccaatgtccccatcactgtccccagggtggccgaagctgctgctggaggtgtgtCCCCAttaccccaatgtccccactgatgtccccaatgtccccactgtccccagggtggccgaagctgctcctggaggtgtgtccccaatgtccccatcactgtccccattgatgtccccactgtccccagggtggccgaAGCTCCTCCTGGAGGTGTGTCCCCAttaccccaatgtccccaatgtccccaatgtccccatcactgtccccagggtggccgaagctgctcctggaggtgtgtccccaatgtccccaatgtccccaatgtcctcaatgtccccaatgtccccattgatgtccccactgtccccagggtggccgaagctgctgctggaggtgtgtCCCCAttaccccactgtccccattaATGTCCCCactgatgtccccagggtggccgaagctgctcctggaggtgtGTCCCCAttaccccaatgtccccaatgtccccaatgtccccattgatgtccccatcactgtccccagggtggccgaagctgctcctggaggtgtGTCCCCACTGATGTCCCCatcactgtccccactgtccccagggtggccgaAGCTGCTGCTCGAGGTGTGGCACGTGGACGCGTGGGGCCGGCGCGGCCTGGCGGGCTACGGCGTGTGCCACGTGCCCAGCGCGCCCGGCTGCCACCGCGTCACCTGCGTCACCTGGCGCCCGCGGGGGACGCGGCGCCAGCGCCTGCTGGGGACCGGGGGACCCGAGCTGCGCGTCCCCGAGGTGGCCGTCACCAGCGCCGGGGACCGCTTCCGGCTGCGCACCGAGGCCGCGGGGACGGTGACGCTGCAGCTGGGCGTGCTGGCACGGAACATGGCACGCTTCGGGGTGGCactgtgacactggggacattggggacaccattGGGGTACGGGgtgatggggacattgggacattggggacatggggacggTGACGCTGCAGCTGGGCGTGCTGGCACGGAACATGGCGCGCTTCGGGGTGGcactgtgacactgctggggacattggggacatcattggggacattggggacatggggcatgGTGACGCTGCAGCTGGGCGTGCTGGCACGGAACATGGCACGGTTTGGGGTGGCACTgtgacattggggacattggggacatcattggggtACAGGGGtaatggggacattgggacattggggacatggggacggTGACGCTGCAGCTGGGCGTGCTGGCACGGAACATGGCGCACTTCGGGGTGGCactgtgacactggggacatcattggggacatcaatggggacaccgggacaccattggggtgatggggacatcattggggacgGTGACGCTGCAGCTGGGCGTGCTGGCATGGAACATGGCGCGCTTCGGGGTGGCACTgtgacattggggacattggggacactggggacactggggtggcactggggacagaggttggggacactggggtggcactgtgacacctttggggacaccagggtggcactgtgacacctttggggacattggggacactggggtggcactggggacagaaggttggggacaccggggtggcactgtgacactgctggggacattggggacattggggtggcactgtgacacctctggggacaccagggacactggggtggcgCTGGGGACAGAGgttggggacaccggggtgaCACGGGATGAGAttttggggacaccctggggacatcggggtcaccttggggacaccaggacaggaggtggcacttagggacagtaagctggggacattggggacacactggggacacccaggggatcTCCAGGAcaggaggtggcacttggggacaccaggggggggacaggaggtggcacttggggacatcggggtcaccttggggacaccagggggggacaggaggtgacacttggggacatcggggtcaccttggggacaccaggggtgACAAGAGGTGACACTTGGGGGGGGCCCCAAGCtctggggggaggggacagccccggTGACATCGCGGGGGGGCTGAGGAGCCCCGGGttgtcccctcccccacccccgggttgtcccctccccccccccccacattgtcccctgtccccccccccacATTGTCACTGTCCCCCCCACattgtcccctgtcccctgacATTGtcacctcccccccccccacactgtcccctcccctttGTCCCCAATAAAATTTTTGTCCCCAAGCGCCTCCAGGTGACaatgggggggaggggacagtaTTGGGGGTAGGGGACaatggggggggagggggaggggaggtgaCACTTTAGGGGGGGGTGACAATTtccgggggggggggtcccgcctcccctcccccaccctgggggggggtctccctgtgcccctcccccactccgGGGgtctccctgtgcccctcccccaccccgggGGTCTCCCGCCTCCACTCCCCCACTTTGGGGGGGGGGGCCTGaaacccctcccccaccctgggGGGGGTCTCCcaccgcccctcccccactccgGGGgtctccctgtgcccctcccccaccccgggGGTCTCCCGCCTCCACTCCCCCActttgggggggggtcctgaaacccctcccccaccctgggGGGGGTCTCCCAccgcccctcccctcccccatttggggatgtccctgtgcccctcccccaccttggggtgtcccagggatGATGGGGGCGCCCCTCCCCCATTTGGGGGTGTCCcaccgcccctcccccactttGGGGTGCCCcaccgcccctcccccccccccccgggggtctctcaccacccctcccccaccccgggGGTCTCCcaccgcccctcccccactttggggtgtcccagagATGATGGGGGCGCCCCTCCCCCACTTTGGGGTGCCTcaccgcccctcccccccccccgggaGTCTCCCTGTGGCCCTCCCCCACCCTGGGGTGTCCcaccgcccctcccccaccccgggGGTCTCCctccgcccctccccccccccggGGTTATCccaccgcccccccccccccgggtgcccctccccccccggaACTCTCCCAGACGCGGAACtttcgccgccgccgccgccgcctctcccggggggtcccctccccctccccctccccctccccctccccctcccccccccgggCCGTGACTCagtttcccttcccctcccctccccctccccccttccccttcccctccccccccccggCGGCGTTTCCTGGGTGGGGCCCGCGGCGAAACGGGGCCAAAAGCGGCGAAATCGGGCAAAAGGCGGCgaaaaagggacagaaagggACTGAGGGGATAAACCGGGACAGACCCGGGACAGACCCGGGACAGACCCGGGACAAACCGGGACCGGCCAGGGAAAAACCGGGAGAAACCGGGACTGGTCAGGGACCACCCGGGAGAAACCGGGACCACCCGGGACAGACCGGGACCAGCCGGGACAACCCGGGGACAAACCGGGACTGGTCAGGGACCACCCGGGACAGACCGGGACCACCAGGGACCGGCCAGGGACGAACCGGGACAAACCGAGGACAGGCGGGAAGGATCGGGACCACCCGGGACAAACCGGAACCGGTAGGGGACAAGAGGGGGGACCACCCGTGACAAGCGGGACAAACCGGGACAAACCGAGGACAGGCGGGAAGGATCGGGACCACCCGGGACAAACCGGAACCGGTAGGGGACAAGAGGGGGGACCACCCGTGACAAGCGGGACAAACCGGGGGGACAAACCGGGACAAACCGGGGGGACAAACCGGGACAAACC contains:
- the B9D2 gene encoding B9 domain-containing protein 2, which produces PGAAWTLLAGAGVGQTQLDDPQVDDVAHWGHPLDLHLATRGLQGWPKLLLEVWHVDAWGRRGLAGYGVCHVPSAPGCHRVTCVTWRPRGTRRQRLLGTGGPELRVPEVAVTSAGDRFRLRTEAAGTVTLQLGVLARNMARFGVAL